CTCAAGAGAAGGAAACTCAAGTGATAAGGGGAGTCTTTCCACTTCCATATACCAACATGAAAGGGTAGTTGCCAATAGCCCTCTTGGGCATGATCCTGTCAACCCACAATGTTGTTTTTAACCTGATGAGATTATTATTGGAAGACTTAGCCAAGatattgccttggggataatagtTTCATTAGGTCTTTAGATAGATACCCTGATTAAAAACCCATGAACTGATTTGGGCCCCAATAAACATTTTGGCAATGTCTGAAATGAAGGTGCAAGGAGTGCCAAACCTTGTTACAATACCATAACGGAAATCAAGAACTAAAGTCTCAATGGCATCTCTTAATGCTACTACATTTGACCATCTTGTGAAGTCATATGTGGCTTTTAGGATTCACTTATGACCAACACTTGATGGAGGATTGATGGGTCTGATGAAGTCTAATCCATGTTGTGCAAATGGTTGGTCTACTTGGATAGGGTGGAGAGGAAAGGTTGCCAATCTTTGTTTACTTAAGAAGAAGGCACACTTATCACATTCCCTCACCCATCTATATGAATCATTGAATagggttggccaataatagccaacCCTCATTATCTTCATTGTCATGGTCCTTGTAAAGAAATGGCCACCTGAGGGGCCATCGTGAAATTCCTTTAGTACTCTGCTGACCTAATCTTCTTTAATGCATCTTAGCAAAACACCATTAAGGTCTTTCTTGAAAAGAATGTCATCCACCAAAACGGAGGGAATGGACTGCAATCTAAAATGTCTTCTCTCTATCCTATCAAGACCTTGGGGGTATTTACCTTCCCTCAAGAAGGTAATCACGTCTTCTATCCAATCAATTTGTCTATGATCATTATCATTAGCTGCTTCTTGCAACATAAAAGCAACCTATGGTTGAGCTTCAAATGATGAAACAAATTGTGCACATAGGCCCCTGCCCCATACAGTCTAGTGATTTTTATATCTACGTCATATTCCATGACCTTTGTAATCCATCCAACTCTCTTTTCACTGCTCTCTTTTCACTAATATCCTTGTTCAGAAGGGAGTCCTTTACACTTGCAtgagtaaccaataaatagattttattgttGGACAATATATATCTATAAAAATTCAATGCCCTTATGACAGTGAGGACTTTCTTCTCAACATAACTATACTTAGGTTCCTAACTATAATGAGACTTTTATGTCCTCTAAATGAATTGATTTCTATTCTTTTCTTTTGCGaagtttgaatttcaaatttttagtgTTAAAGGATCATATGATAAgtgtaatgtttgaattatgaaAAATTGATAGTCAAAAATTTAGacttttatgttctctaaatgcattgatTTCTTTTCTGAAGTTTGTACTTTTTAGCCGAGTCTcgagtttgattcaaaattttaGGCCAAGTCCCAGGTCTGAGTCAAAATTTTGGGCCAAGTTTGTGCCAAGTCCAGAGTCTTTGAGTAAAAATTATGGGCTGCCAAGTCAAGACCGTATCTGAGTTTTCGAACTCTGGGTAAGACTACTCCCCCGTGACTACCAATCTGGTATTAACTGATTCAAAGCATTCAAGAACCCAAAATATTATTGGGTAAGACCACTCCTCTGTGACTACCAATATGTATAGTTATCAAGCTGGTATTGATTGATTGACATTCCCTAAATTACATGCAGGTCAGAAAGGTATAATTAATTCCCATCCCCTACAGATGCTTTACCTTTCAGAAATTTTCCAGATACAGTATGAAGAGGATAATAAAATATCGTTTTCTATTCACATGTATTAATAAAATTTAGACCAATGTAATCTTTTTTGTGTCATAATTGGCATAATATTGTGTTTATCTACCCTGATATTTGCTACATAGCTGACATAAAAGAAGTAGATTCTGTTCCTCATGATTCATAAGAAAGGGTATTCAGATAAGTCTTGGGAAACATACAGATATTTGTAGGCAATTTTTGACAGAAAACgtgtttaaaatattttaaagctATTTTTCAATCATCAGACTTACCATGCCTGCTTTCTGAGCTATGTTTTGATTGTAATACCTTACAGGATTGCATTAAGCTGCACAGGGATTTTGGGTAGCATTTTCAAATTTACTAACTTTAAAAATAACCATCGGCAACGTTTAGAATGAGGTTTGCATATATAAATCTTAGGAACATTGTATGCAAAAATCcagatataaaaaaaaatcaatgtttatAAACCGTGTTTAAAAGGTATATTCTTCCTTGGCTTGATGTTCAAATTGTAATATTTTTCAGGCTTTAATTGAAGCACATTTTTGCAGTGAGGTTTCTTAATGTCCTCATACTAACCTCTAGTACTAGCCATAAAATAGACCTATAAGCCATTTAATAAGAAGATTTGGAATGCTATTAAACATTTAAAGCCTTATATTTCCTTGAACTGGCATGAAGTAATTCTAAATCATATTTCCATTTCAAGCATTTTGAAAGTTGAACACAATTGTTATAAATAGCAGACCAacaaaacaaactcaatgaaaatcACTGGTAAAGTTCTATAACATAGCAGACCAacaaaacaaactcaatgaaaatcACTGGTAAAGTTCTATAACATAGCAGACCAacaaaacaaactcaatgaaaatcACTGGTAAAGTTCTATAACATAGCAGACCAacaaaacaaactcaatgaaaatcACTGGTACAGTTCTATAACGACAAAAAATTGGAGGGGAATTTCATAAGAAGAATTTTGGCTCTTCAAAACAACATTTGGTTCAAGTGCCTTCCCCCTTACTTCCTAATTAAAAACTTAACTTTatgaaaataagagaaaacaaTCAGCTTTCTGTCTGCTCCCTCAACCTTCTAATGGTGCTGCGCACTGTAACAGCACTAGGAGTGCTGCAAAAACATAACCAACAAAACGATCATTGAAAACTTGTTACACAACAGATTATCTAAACTATAACTACTCAAAACTCCATGTAAATGTCAAATTATTTGGAACCATTTTAATTAGTCTCTATGTGCAAAAAATGGCCTACTTTAAGTACTTACTTTAATGTGTAAGCACCACCTGCCTTAACTTTCCCACAATCCTTACATCCCCAGATCCCGACTGCTTTCCTCTTCACTGCAAACTGAAGAGTGTAATCATGTTAAAGAATCAAGTCTCTTACCCAAAAGTAATTGTACAACAGTAGCATATTCAACCAAAACGAACAAAAAATAAATTTCTCCTTCCATTCAGTCTATAAAATTGAAGATCCCATTTAGAGCTTGACACAAGTTAATAACTAAAGCAACAGGAAAAATCATAGAGAATTATTTACCTTGCCACAGAATTCACAGAAATACTTGGAATGCTGGCTCACTTCCATCTTCTTGATCTGCTTTCTTAAACTGGCACCATACCTTGTACCTGAAATTAAGTCACACAGTAGCCCACTTCTCATTTGTTGTCCACCAAAAATAGACTTTCACCACAAATGgtcatatgtatatgcatatactcACACACATGTGCAAACATACATAAATTTTATAAATACAAGCATACAAAGATATACTAACCATATTTCCCAACAATGCCAACCTTCTTTGTTCGTTTTGCCTGCACCATCCAAGAAAGTGAttagaaagcatgcaaaatcaatatttaattaatccagATAAACAACAAGGCTATTCTATACAAGAGTTGGAATATATGTTAGCATCAGCAGCCTGGCTCATTAGGCACTAAGCATTAATCTTCTAAGCTGCAGAAAACCCTCATATCGTGTACATCTCTGTTTACCTCCGGCAGAAACACATCCTAGTCCCAACAACTGCATTAATTGCTACAACAGGTCAACTACAAGAAATTCATATCTCAAATACATACACTGATCTAGACTAAATTGGTTGTGTTTGCATATAAGTCTCCCATTTGATTGCCCTCAAAGTCTTTTAGTGGTGCTTCCCTAAAATTTGAATTGTCAACCAGTTAATGGATCTTACAGATGTTagtttttagtgatcagattagcagtatagaacagaaaataagaatgcaaagtaaatcatacacataacacacatgtaccctgagaaaacctccctcttggaggaaaaacccagcaatcaAAGATCTCAGATCTGATTAGATTAGATATAGCAGCAAATTACAATACTGCCCTTCTAGGGCATACAAAGAACTTATCTGAATCACAAGTTCAGGTCAGATTTGAACAATCGCCCAGATTGTTGATTGCAGATCATGTGAGGGAGTTCGCTTGCCCTAGAACAGATGTAGCACAGCCTGAAGTAAGTTCAGCAGCGTTGGAGCAGGTTCGGCAGCCTTGGGGCAGGCTCGGCAGACCTAGGAGCAGGTTCGGCAGACCTAGGAAGATGTTCGCCCAGCTAGAAGACAATTTCGCTGACTTCAGAATGTAGTTCGCTGATCTTTTGGAGCAGAACAGATCACCTTAAGGCAGATGATATTCGCTTATGTTATTACGCTTGTGACCTCAAGTCACTTCCTTTATATACATGCCCTTCCTTTATGTTATTACGCTTGTGACCTCAAGTCACCTCAAGTCACTTCCTTTATATACATGCCCTTAACCCTTATGCCTAGGTCGGCTTTGGCACCAAATTACAAATTCACCAGTTACATTATAGGGTCAGACCCATTTATAACCACAAGTTACATTCACAATTATAGGGTCAGACCAATATCACAAGTTACATCGGTTAGGACCTGACCAATAACACTTTACAAGTTACATATTAATAGGTCCTGACCTATTGAATTTACAAGTTACACAATATCCCAAATAGGCCCATACACAATAAATTTTAAGGCCGAAGGCCACATTAAAATTTACCAAGCTAGGTCGGCCCAATCAAGGGATACGACCTAGCTACATTTTCAACAACAGACTCCTATATAATTGTACTTAATGCTATGGCAACAACATACCAAAACAGGTATTAAGTCCCACGTAAATACAGAGAATTACAAACCAAAATGGACTTTCTTCCTATTGGACACCACAGATCAAGTGTAAGAAGTTTGAAATGATGATTTACCAAGCTAGGTCGGCCCAATCAAGGGATACGACCTAGCTACATTTTCAACAACAGACTCCTATATAATTGTACTTAATGCTATGGCAACAACATACCAAAACAGGTATTAAGTCCCACGTAAATACAGAGAATTACAAACCAAAATGGACTTTCTTCCTATTGGACACCACAGATCAAGTGTAAGAAGTTTGAAATGATGATATTATAGCTTAATTGCCAACTATGTGACCTTGCAACTAAAATTCTCGAGGCAGGGTCATTACATATATTCATACAAACTGGTATTGATGTACTGAAGGTAAATTGCAGAAATATAAAGCATAAGCATAAAAACAGAGAGTTCTTCTGAAGAATAAATCCATATAAAAATGAGAACCATGGAACTGACCTAAACATATAACATGTTGAAATTTAGACTCTGTCCCAAATTCAAAAGGTTGGCTGATAGTAGACAGCATACACATAAGAAACAAAATTCTTAAAATGTCAAATAATCAGATTCCTACAACTTAAATGATTCCAATTCCTTAGCAAAATGATTCTAGATTCTTCATTTGTTCACCTCAAGACACTGAAATGAGGATTCAATCATCTGACTCCTAATGCATGTACTAAATTCAGGTGTGAGCCCTATCTGCTGATGTACTTAGGAATATATGAATTACTCACTTAAGGCATTTAAGCTAATCATTCCATCTCTTTCTGCTAAATAATAATAACTATTTAATAGCATTTTTGCAGTCATAAataaaatgcttatatgactttaaAAAATTACCTATCATGTCTGAATGGATACAAATTATACATTCTTTCAAAAATTGCAAACTTTCTAGAGAAACGGAAATTCTTGTACTGGCCATTATTATGATAAAACAACATCTCGACCCAATTGTTCACAAACTGATAGGCCTGTAGCATGTAACAATCATGCACATGATTATGAACAAACCAAATATTCTATCATTATGGCAACAATGGAAACGGTTTCCAAGAATATTTAATATCTAGCCTCTCTCAATAACAATAGTACTTTTTATGTGGCAAACTACCTATCTGGTTCGTACACCTCTGCCCTCTTAAACAGACTTTATTTCTATATTTGACTCGTTACTAAAAGTCTCTCAAATGTCTGTACAGGAATTAATATCTATAGTTCCTCAGTGAAGTTTCTCTGCTCTAAAAACGATGCTTATGAATCTCAAGCAAAGATTCCATTATTAAAGCCACTTTTTTCTATGACTAACTTCAGGACATCGTTTTAATAGTACCATATAATAATATAACAGGTATACTGAGGATTACATTGCAGTATGAGTGAACTGAGTTTGATATGGAGCTtgtaattttgaaattgactacTGAACTGGACCCAATTGCAATGCCCTACAGCTGAAACTTCTCTTGGTATGGTAGGTGGTTCTACTCCAACAATAGTCATATGATTCTTACACAACATATTCATTAAACATACCCTACGTAGGTTATAATATTTGTCCTTGGGAGTGAGTCGACCACAATTTGATGACACACATAGATAGACTAACTGTATATATCCTCGCATTAAGTCTGGAACTGTTACGTTTGTAATTGAATTGTACAATCAGGCTGGTTGCCTCCTGAAAGAAATGGACGGTTTAGGTGTTAAATTCACTAAAACTTAAAGCTATTATTAATGAATCATGTATGGATGGTTAACTATTTGAATACATCTGTTTGCCTGATTAATTAAAATTGCTTTTTGCAAGATATTAAATCATAGGTGCCTTAAGGTTTTCAGCACATCTCTTGAGGCACACCTTGACACTGGAGTACAGGGAGTCCATGCACATCCCTACACACCTGCAGATTCCTATATAACACCTTGTCTCAGCATTCCAAAGCAGCATACAGAGACACATTATGTACTCTACTCATGTAGAAAGCTTGTTTTATTACACATACTTGCACTATGTTG
This genomic stretch from Cryptomeria japonica chromosome 8, Sugi_1.0, whole genome shotgun sequence harbors:
- the LOC131079434 gene encoding large ribosomal subunit protein eL43 isoform X2, coding for MAKRTKKVGIVGKYGTRYGASLRKQIKKMEVSQHSKYFCEFCGKFAVKRKAVGIWGCKDCGKVKAGGAYTLNTPSAVTVRSTIRRLREQTES
- the LOC131079434 gene encoding large ribosomal subunit protein eL43 isoform X1, giving the protein MVQAKRTKKVGIVGKYGTRYGASLRKQIKKMEVSQHSKYFCEFCGKFAVKRKAVGIWGCKDCGKVKAGGAYTLNTPSAVTVRSTIRRLREQTES